The following coding sequences are from one Veillonella rodentium window:
- a CDS encoding RrF2 family transcriptional regulator has translation MRISTKGRYALMVLIDLAEQGQEKPVSLRSVAERQGISEKYLEGIVARLVAADLVDSIRGKYGGYRLSKAPEEYTIIEILLATEESMAIISTLDEGVSTDAVINERTVGFWAGLQNYIHDYLGSVTLQDVIDGTYAKLDTKYDNWDGSI, from the coding sequence ATGAGAATTTCCACAAAAGGCCGATATGCGTTGATGGTACTCATCGATTTGGCGGAGCAGGGGCAGGAAAAGCCCGTGTCCTTACGATCCGTTGCAGAGCGTCAAGGTATATCCGAAAAATATCTGGAAGGCATTGTAGCCCGATTAGTGGCGGCTGATTTAGTGGATAGTATTCGTGGAAAATACGGCGGTTATCGACTATCCAAAGCCCCAGAGGAATACACCATAATCGAGATTTTACTCGCCACGGAGGAATCCATGGCGATTATTTCCACTCTTGATGAAGGGGTTTCTACCGATGCGGTTATCAATGAGCGGACCGTTGGATTCTGGGCCGGGTTGCAAAACTACATTCACGATTATTTGGGCAGCGTAACGCTTCAAGATGTGATTGATGGAACTTACGCTAAACTCGATACTAAATACGATAACTGGGATGGCTCCATCTAA